ACTGAACCCATATTTGGAGGTTCTTTCTCTCATAACAATAaatctgggctttttttttttcctcctttaccAGTCCCATGCATGTATATTAAAGCTTAGGGTTTTAATGAGATTCCCATGTGTTGGAaactgtgtgtctctgcatctatatgcattctttgtgctttttatttatctatttttctggttggtttgttttgtcatattccaataggtttgttttttatttctcttactgtattttcttttattctgttactATTCCTTAGATGtctctttgttttctaacaagagacaaaAAGGGTGTGGATCTgtatgggaggggaggtggagaagaactAGGAGGAGTAGGGGCAGGgatgtctgtaatcacagcatattgtatgaaaaaagtatgttttcagtaaaagaaggaaatcttaactacaaaaaaaatatgtatatacaatttaaagaagaaaagaagacctagagagatggctcatcgattaagagcactggctttctCAGAGGACCAAGGTTGACTTCCCAGATTACACATGGCActtcacatctgtctgtaactccagttccagccaatcctacaccttcacacagatatacagacaaaacaccaatgcacatgaaatttaaaaaaaaaatagaaaaggaaataggaGAGAAAAGAATGTGCATGTGGACAGTGTGGTGATGATGACTCAGTCCTTGAATTctggggctgaggcaggtggatctctgagtttgagtgtgTAGGGGTCTACATGAGAATTCCAAGACCacttgggctacataggaagacccaaTTTTTATAACTGCAGGTGTCTAATAGGACATTACAGGGGCTTGTGATGTATGTGCATTGTTATATTAAAGACCAGAAGAGATAACACAATTATCCCAGTTTTCTGATGCCAGAATCAAGCTAACAGGTCTGTACTTGGTGGGATTGTTGACTAAGAGaaatttctgtgtctttgtctgtttGGATGTTGTATGTGTATAAGTACAAGTATGGATTGAGCTGAGACTGAAGATTTACATACTTTATGTACATAAATCATAGCGCAACTTTTATAAAAAGGGAACAGTCTTAGGTTTCCTGTCTTTGCAGAAGGGTTTCTTGGTATTCTGTTAGAAACAACTGTCCTACTAAGCACGCAGCTTGACTCTGCTACAATTCCTCTCCCACAGGAGAAGCTCCAGGCAGCTCTGCAGGAACAGATGgcaaaagagaaaagatgtgATGAGTGGGAAAATGATCTTCAAGAGgagagaactttctggaaggCAAGTGGGGAACCTAACTCCTAAGGGAGTTAGACTGATGCCTGGGAGGGACCTGGGCAAGAAGCTCCCTGGCTCTTCATTCCCTGATAGTTGATGAGGACAAGAGGCCTCGATTAGAACTCTCTACCTGTTCCCTTGGAGCTGGGGCTGCACACCGAGAGCATCACAACTGAGCCTGGCTATGTGGGGAGCTGACACCATGGAGGGGTCTGGTGAGAGTGGGCACtgagtcctggatctcactcctgTGGTGCTATCTGCAGCTATGACTGCTGGGGAAGATGCTTGGGAACAGGCACAGTTCTCTATTCTTGGGGTTTAGCTTCTCCCATGGGTTCAGAGGTAGAATGAGGAGATTTACAGGCAGGAAAAAGAGTCTGGGTCAGCTGTGTGAAAACTGGGCCACACCCAGGCATCCCACTATGGCTCAGATGGCCTTGGTAAAGGTGACCTAAGATCTTTGTTTTGGAATGTCATCAACAGACACTAAGAGGAGACACATGCTTCTCTGagactccctccccttcccaagcTCAGTTTCCTGTGAGAACTCCCCATCAGAactgtttttctgtcttccaaTTACATTAGGATAGTCTgaattcctctccctcttcttatcCCTGAAGAACCAAATACAGGGTGATGTAGAAAAAGTTCAGATGGAGTTTAAAGGACTTCAGGAATTCCTGAACTCCAAGGAGAAGAATGAGGtgcagaagctgaagcaggaggaggaagacattATGAACAGCCTGGCAGAGTCTCAAAGTGAGCTGGTGAAGCAGAGGGAGTCAGTGAGAGCCCTCATCTCAGATCTGGAGCATCAGTTGCAGTGCTCAACCATGGAAATGCTGCAGGTAAGACTGCAGGAGGTCCCAGCATCTGAGAGTCAGGAGACCTGGAAGCCATTTCACTCCCTCAGTGATTCTGTGACCTTCCTGGTGGGGACAGTAGGGCTGCCTGGGCCCTCCCTGAACTCTGTCCTAAATCAGTTTCAGAGTCTGGGGAATCATTGCGTGCATGGATAGCAAGGGGAAATTGCTTTTTTTAGTTTATCAAACGAAGTATAGAAGCTGAACCTTGGAGAGAAGGTCTGTTGGATCAAGGGTAGTTATTACCCTCCTGTAATGCTGAGCATGTGTGAAGCACATTTTCAACTGTCATTAGTCACTTCACCTGAATTTGAAATTAGTAGAAATTGTTCCTCCTGTCCAGTGTTTGGAGATTTACTTTTGTTGGTTTATGTTATATAATACTAAGCCATGTGTAGCCAAGCATGTACTGCAtgtgatcccaggacttgagagcttctcatacacagaaaaaaaaaaaacaaacacgaaacaaacaaacaaacaaacaaacaaaaaaaaaaaacatgagaagcatagaacaatgaaaatgaaacataagCTTACCAACCTAGAGACAGGTATgctggctcactcctttaatcccagcagttggaatCGAGAATCAAATGAAGCTACATGGGTTATATAGGATCTAtattgtgagttctaggtcagcagGGTTACATAGTAAAACCCACAACTGGCAATTTTGGAGATAATAAGAGACCTCAGAATATCCAGCCTTAAATGGAATGTATATACTCCATGTCTAATttaaaggctcagggatcattacagaaggagggcagaaagagtgtaagaggcagacatggtgaaggtttagaaagaaaacagtgtcttctggacttAGCAACAGCACATATAATCTGCAATTGGTTGTGATACCAAACCCAAGACCTTTGCAAGCCTAAACAATACCAAATTCTACTATGGAAATTGGACTTTCTAAGGAAGTTCACCACACTACACCCAAGAGCTCctggcaattgttagctgctggTACAAAGGGGGGTCACTTTTCTCAAAGAATGTAACTTTAGGTAAATCTACCAATATCCATTGCAAGAATACTTAACATATCAAAATGGACCTGGTAGGTTAGGTCTTGATATATGTTCCATATAAAAGAGCGAAATTAATATTGGAAATCAGGAgaagaatatttaattttgtggCAAAATCtcaaagatggagagagatattaaaaaaaaaaaaactttttgctGGGtcgtagtggcacatgcctttcatcctagcacccagaaggcagaggcaggtggatctctgtgagttcgagagcagcctgctctacagagtgagttccaggacaggctccaaggctacacagagaaactctgtcttgaaaaaaacaaaggaaaaaaaaataaaaccctctaTCCATCTTAAGTTTTCCTAAGTGAGTCCAATATTTAATTTGAGAGTCAAGGATATACGCATGTGAGTATTAcaggtcaaggtgtggtcctgtcCATCATTCTCCTATCATTCATTATCTGGGTTACACTCTCATACTTTAAGGTGGTCTGCCAAGTAATTAAAAGTGCTTGAAATCTTTTTAGGAGACCACTAGCCCCATGGCTAGAGCTGTTTTCCTTCCCTCAGTGTGAAATTCCTGGAGAAATTCCATTTTTTCGGGTTAGTGTTTTAACAGTTTGTCAAGTTGAGAGACAAAGATTCACTTCTTCTCCTGCCAGGAcagttacagagagagagaggaaaaaagacagGCAGATATGGTTAGTTGGTTTTAAGTTAGTTGGTTTTAGGCTTCTGGTCCTTGTGGCTTCTTCATTATTAATAtgttaaattgtatttaaatgactaaaataatttagaaatcagCTTCTCATAATGTTAGTTGCAAGTACAGTAATGGATAGCTTACATGCAGCATGAAAAgagttatttgtttatgtgtttagCTTTAAGTACAGCAAAACCTACATAAGCTTTCAAAACATTGTTTGTCTTCTGTCTCCAAATCTTTATACTATGAGACAGAAAACAGTCCATTAGTTTTCATGTAAATCAAGTAAAGAGCCATGCATCATAATTGTATCATGTCGTGGAGAAGTGTGGTGACTGGCTTGATTCTGTTTTGGCTTTGTCTCTGAGAGTGTGAGCAGGATTTGCAAGAACATGCAGAACATGTTATTTACTctgttttctcccttctccctagGGTGTGAATTCTGTCCTTAAAAGGTATGTCTGACTGATAGAGAAAAATAGCCCTATTGGGTGGTAAAAATGATTTAATATTCAACTAAAATAAATGTCATGGGTTTGGGGGAATTTAAACATACTATCCTGAACTTCTGgtaaaaaggaggaaggggaaggggggaaaGTCAGGATCTGACTGTTGTGAACGGGGAGTTGCAGAATCAGGCTCAGCAGTGGGGTGAGGCAAAAGGAACTAAGGTGCTTTCAGATTCCTTGTGGTTCTGTCATTCTgtccatgctgtgtgtgtgtgtgtctggctctGGATCTGCATTAACAAGTACTTGATTCCTCAATTCATCCTAGGTAGGGCATGTCTTCTCTGTCTGCAGTGTTCACAGACTTGTATATCGGAGGAACTTCCTGTGTATTAGTGTTAGTTTGTCATGAGGGTAGAAGAGATCCAGAGGTCCTTTGTGGTTATAATTAGATTTTCCAAAAACAGACTTGAGTCTCTGAGGACAATATTTGGCACAGGTGAGACACCTGCTCCATGTGGACCACATACTTTAGAAGACCTTGGAAAGTAGTACCCTAGTCTGTCAAGTGTCACTCCCAGGCTGTCAGCATCAGGCTGGTTCTGAACATAACGAGCTCATGTAATTATTAATTTGAAGGTCCAAATTTGTCATTATAACAAAAGAACTTGAAGAATCAGAAGAATCATGATGCTGGCCGAGAGTGTCCATATTGACAGCAAGGTTTGAAGTCTTAGCTGTCTCCTGTGGTTTTCTCACGTTCTATACCCAAGAGGAGATTCTGCACTCAGACTTTAGACCATGtccttgaaaacacacatacccacatcatttttcttcctttctttcggttttcttctttttttctttctgtttttgtttgtttgttttggtttttgagacagtattaccctatgcagctctggctgtcttggatctcaccctatagaccaggctggccttgatctcagtgATCCTTCTGACTCTGGCTCCTATGTttagggattaaaggcatgtgacactgtGCCTGGCCCACACATTATTTTTTAGAAACCGTAGTTTGGGTTGTTTTAAAGTTCACTAATTCATCATTTCTTAAGAGTTCTGGGAGGAGAATCAGGCGAGCAAGTCTTTTGACTGTACAAGTGAGGAGCTCCGCTTCTGAGAAGTAAGGCTTTCCCAACATCATACAGCAAGTAAGTGGGAGGCTCATGGGTGTGTCTCTCATGTCTCCAGAGTTAGTAGTcaaccctctctccccttctcagaATTCTCAGGAGAGCTCCAGGACATCTATGGTTAGAATGATAGGGAGTCAGTAGTTGTCAAAGGTCACACTGTCTGAGATGTGGAGGTCAATGTTTTGTCCCTAGGAGTCAGACCTTAATACTGAAACAACCTGAAATGATCccaagaaaacagagaaggatCTTCCGAGCTCCAGATCTGAAAGGCATGCTGCAAGTGTTTCAAGGTGAGAACAGCTACATTCTGTGGGTAACTGTCAGATTCTAGGTGTGCTGGGGCTACACTCTCTGGGAAGTGAGTGATGTTTCTGAACATAGGTCGAGGGACTCAGAAGAATAGATCGTGTATTCCAGTGATGTCATTATATTTAATGGAAATCATCATTCCTCCCATGTTATATCATAATTTCCAAACCTTCCCCTAATCTGCAGAGGAGATTGACGTTAATGTTTTGATTCCTTTGCTTCCATTTCATGATGTGAATTTTCATCCTTTCAGGGCTCATGGATGCTCAACAATACTGGGGTAAGGAGAAATCACACCATCAGCCACTCCCTCCTTACTgtatttcagagttttttttctCTACTAACCCTCATGTGTCATGTTACTTCTCCCCATATACTTCTCTCAATCTTCCTCTTCTCAACTATAAACAAGGCTCCTCCAAGTTCCCTCTCACTGTCTCCTTAGACTTCTGCTCCTTATATCACTAATAAGGCTACACTTTGCCTCTCTTGTGACTCTTATATGTCTCCTTTTTCTGCAGTTCATGTGACCCTGAATCAAGTCCACAATGAAAACATTGCTGTTAATGAGGACAAACGACAAATACAACATCGAAATAATTCTAGAAGAAATTTGCAAATTTCTGAGACCTATGGTTTGGGTGTCCTGGGATACCCAGCTTTGCACTCAGGGAAACATTACTGGGAAGTGGATGTGTCTAGAAATGATGCCTGGCTCCTGGGATTAAATGATGGAAAATGTGCTCAACCCCAACTTTGTGCACTGAATGAAAGTGGCATCAAAGttcaatataattttaatgttaaaCAACATGTACTTCGTCAGCCTACATTTACCTTTGGCTCTCAAAGCtactttgattttaattttaaacatgatTATCAGCCTACATATGCAGTTAAAGATAATTCTAATGTGAAACAGCATGTAAATTATCAACCTAAATATGGCTACTGGGTTATAGGGATGAAGAATGGGTCTATATATAATGCCTTTGAAGAGTGTTCTGACACTCACAATGCCAGTGTCTTGGTCCTCTCTCTGACTCGTCGTCCCAGTCGTGTTGGAGTTTTCCTGGACAGAGAAGCTTGTACTCTCTCATTTTTTGATGTTTCCAACCATGGAGCTCTCATCTATAGATTCTGTGAACCTTCCTTCCCTGATGAAGTCTATCCATATTTTAATCCTATGTCATGTTCAGAGCCAATGACAGTATGTGGGCCACCCTCCTAAACCTCACCCATATCTGCACAGTGCCCCATGTCTGATGTATCTCATATGCCTGAGCTCCCTGGCATCATCATAACTGTTTCTGCCTTTGCCCTTTCCCTTTTAATAAACTTCAGTTCTCAATACAAACCAGCTTGGATTCTTTTCCTTGATCCAGTTGCTTGTCTGGTTACAAGGTAATAATTCATCATATCCCATATTCCCAAAGAAAATGACTCTTTCCTCATTAGGTGAGGTGAAGCCTCTGCTaaccccacttcctgttttgtGGTGCCACAGAGGGAaggcagggccttgtgcatgctgaggaggtggctctaccactgagtcacctgTCCAGCTCTGCCATGTCTGCACAAGCCCATGCCTTCTGCCACtgacaagagatgaaagaaagttCTTCTCCAGCTTGTCTATTACTTTTGAAAGTTATATGCACGAGTTTCTAGCCTAGGAATGAGCCCTTAGTGATATGTCAGGTTAACCACAAATGGAAAATGAGttatgtagtttttaaaagacaaaggtCAATGCATATAAAGCACCCACTGCACACTCAGAAGATGATGCTTCTGTTCATTAATGGGGAGATGTCCTTAGTCTGGTGTTCCATGTAAAAGTGGGCAGCCGGGAGAAACTAAGATTTGACTTTGTGATGATGCCTTGCTCTTGGATCCTGGAATCTGTAATCAAGTCTACTCTAATATGCTGTAAATATCTAATGCTGAAGATGACCTTTGAGATCCTGACCCTCCTGCTGCCAGCTCCAAGGCAATGTGtcctgtggttgtttgaatgggaatggtctccataggctcagatctttgaatgcttggttcccagttgctGGGACTGTTTGGGacagattaggaggtgtggcattattGGAGTATATGTGGCCTGAGTGTGAGCTTTGAGATTCAATACATTCTGGGTATTCCCTGTGTCTCTATCTTTGCCTCAGGTTTGTGTCTCAAGTGTGACCTGTCACCTCCTGCACCAGCACCATGCCTCCCAGCCTGATCCCATACTACCTACTGTGGTGGTCATGACCTCTGACCCTTAGAAACTGTAAGCCCTAAATCAA
The sequence above is drawn from the Peromyscus leucopus breed LL Stock chromosome 1, UCI_PerLeu_2.1, whole genome shotgun sequence genome and encodes:
- the LOC114686894 gene encoding tripartite motif-containing protein 30A-like, whose amino-acid sequence is MTSSVLGMIKEEVTCSICLDLMVEPVNVDCGHSFCRACITRNYESSKGKEEEGICPVCRLCYLFGNLRPNRHVASIVERLTGFKSSPEEEQKVNICAQHGEKLQLFCENDMVAICWLCERSQEHRGHRTDLIEEVAHEYKEKLQAALQEQMAKEKRCDEWENDLQEERTFWKNQIQGDVEKVQMEFKGLQEFLNSKEKNEVQKLKQEEEDIMNSLAESQSELVKQRESVRALISDLEHQLQCSTMEMLQGVNSVLKRSQTLILKQPEMIPRKQRRIFRAPDLKGMLQVFQGLMDAQQYWVHVTLNQVHNENIAVNEDKRQIQHRNNSRRNLQISETYGLGVLGYPALHSGKHYWEVDVSRNDAWLLGLNDGKCAQPQLCALNESGIKVQYNFNVKQHVLRQPTFTFGSQSYFDFNFKHDYQPTYAVKDNSNVKQHVNYQPKYGYWVIGMKNGSIYNAFEECSDTHNASVLVLSLTRRPSRVGVFLDREACTLSFFDVSNHGALIYRFCEPSFPDEVYPYFNPMSCSEPMTVCGPPS